In the genome of Bradyrhizobium arachidis, one region contains:
- a CDS encoding bleomycin resistance protein translates to MTDEHRMMAGSATVFAVSDIAASLAYYRDVLGFEVTFEYGQPPSYACLCRDEVGLHLLAAAATKRLPGHGGLCVFVRDVDRIYAEVSGRGARLLNRPEDRDYGMRDFDVVDADGNQITFGMGVGDAA, encoded by the coding sequence ATGACCGACGAACACCGGATGATGGCGGGCTCAGCCACCGTCTTCGCCGTCTCAGACATCGCTGCCAGCCTTGCCTATTACCGCGACGTGCTCGGCTTCGAGGTCACCTTCGAATATGGCCAACCCCCGTCCTATGCCTGCCTCTGCCGGGACGAGGTCGGCCTGCATCTGCTCGCGGCGGCCGCAACGAAACGGCTGCCCGGACATGGCGGTCTCTGCGTTTTCGTTCGCGACGTCGATCGGATCTATGCCGAAGTCTCGGGGCGCGGGGCCAGACTGCTCAACCGGCCGGAGGATCGCGACTACGGCATGCGCGATTTCGACGTCGTCGATGCCGACGGCAACCAGATCACGTTCGGGATGGGCGTCGGCGACGCGGCCTGA
- a CDS encoding class I SAM-dependent methyltransferase yields MDVDTDRLNAFMGKMITEVGAAMNASLVLLGDKLGLYRALAAKGPMNSAELASATGTTERYVREWLSSQAASGYVEYDSASGKFSMLPEQAMALADPDSPVFLGAVGNVIAAAFLDEPKITDAFKSGKGVGWNRRSECLFCGTARFFRTGYMHHLVQEWLPALDGVVDKLKRGAKVADVGCGHGVSTRLMAEAFPNSRFYGFDYHEGSIEAARKAAAEAKLGDRVSFAVHSAKTYPAEGYDLVCFFDCLHDMGDPVGAISHVRQTMAKDGTCMLVEPFAGDRLEDNLNPVGRVYYAASTMICTPASLDQEVGLALGAQAGEARLRKVASEGGLSRFRRAAETPFNLILEARI; encoded by the coding sequence ATGGACGTCGATACCGACAGGTTGAATGCCTTTATGGGCAAGATGATCACCGAGGTCGGGGCGGCGATGAACGCATCGCTGGTCCTGCTGGGCGACAAGCTCGGCCTTTACCGCGCCCTCGCCGCCAAAGGACCGATGAACTCCGCCGAACTGGCGAGCGCCACCGGAACGACGGAGCGTTATGTCCGCGAATGGCTCTCGAGCCAGGCGGCGTCCGGCTACGTCGAATATGACTCCGCATCCGGAAAATTCTCGATGCTGCCGGAGCAGGCTATGGCGCTTGCCGACCCGGACAGCCCGGTATTCCTCGGCGCCGTCGGCAACGTCATTGCCGCGGCGTTTCTCGACGAGCCGAAGATCACGGATGCGTTCAAGTCCGGCAAGGGCGTCGGCTGGAACCGGCGCAGCGAGTGCCTGTTCTGCGGCACCGCCCGCTTCTTCCGCACCGGCTACATGCATCATCTGGTGCAGGAATGGCTGCCTGCGCTGGATGGCGTCGTGGACAAGCTGAAGCGCGGTGCCAAGGTCGCCGATGTCGGCTGCGGTCACGGCGTCTCGACGCGGCTGATGGCGGAAGCCTTCCCCAATTCGCGCTTCTACGGCTTCGACTATCACGAAGGCTCGATCGAAGCGGCGCGAAAGGCTGCAGCCGAAGCAAAGCTCGGCGATCGCGTCAGCTTCGCGGTGCACTCGGCCAAGACCTATCCGGCCGAGGGCTACGATCTCGTCTGCTTCTTCGACTGCCTGCACGACATGGGCGATCCCGTCGGCGCCATCAGCCACGTGCGGCAGACCATGGCCAAGGACGGCACCTGCATGCTGGTCGAACCGTTCGCGGGCGACCGCCTCGAAGACAATCTCAACCCGGTCGGGCGCGTCTACTACGCAGCGTCCACCATGATCTGCACACCGGCCTCGCTCGATCAGGAGGTGGGGCTGGCGCTCGGCGCCCAAGCCGGCGAGGCAAGGCTGCGCAAGGTCGCGAGCGAAGGCGGCCTGTCGCGCTTCCGCCGCGCCGCCGAGACGCCGTTCAACCTGATCCTGGAGGCACGGATCTGA
- a CDS encoding class I SAM-dependent RNA methyltransferase, producing the protein MVERLRIDHVGHRGDGVCLDAGEAIYVPYTLGGETVEVDHVAGNHPDRRKLLAVDVASPERIEPFCPHFGICGGCAIQHWAAEPYHAWKRGIVAETLAQAGIVCEVAPLVDAHGAGRRRVTLHGRFGTHDVLKVGFSAASSHDVIPIHRCPILDPGLEGALDAAWALAEPLTSKMPVTKPLDIQITATVNGLDVDVRGSGPLPTPIVTMLSRVAEQHRLARLTRHGELVLQRLAPIVKMGRTEVTLPPGSFLQATVAGEETLAALVAERVGKAKEVLDLFCGVGPFALRLAEKARVTAYDNDAGAIAALAKAARTPGLKPIRCEPRDLFRRPLVPQELRDFDAVVFDPPRQGAQAQALKLAASKVPVVIAVSCNTATFARDARLLIDGGYKIENVVPVDQFRHTPHVELVARFTR; encoded by the coding sequence GTGGTTGAGCGCCTGAGGATCGATCACGTCGGCCATCGCGGCGATGGCGTCTGCCTCGACGCGGGCGAAGCGATCTATGTGCCCTACACGCTTGGCGGCGAGACCGTCGAGGTCGACCACGTCGCGGGCAACCATCCCGATCGCCGCAAGCTGCTGGCAGTGGACGTCGCCAGCCCCGAGCGGATCGAACCGTTCTGTCCGCATTTCGGCATCTGCGGCGGCTGCGCCATCCAGCACTGGGCCGCAGAGCCCTATCACGCCTGGAAGCGCGGCATCGTGGCCGAGACGCTGGCACAGGCGGGCATCGTCTGCGAGGTGGCGCCACTGGTCGATGCCCATGGCGCCGGCCGCCGGCGCGTCACGCTTCATGGAAGATTTGGCACACATGACGTGCTCAAGGTCGGTTTCTCGGCGGCGAGCTCGCACGACGTCATCCCGATCCATCGCTGCCCGATCCTCGATCCCGGCCTCGAAGGTGCACTCGACGCCGCCTGGGCGCTGGCCGAGCCGCTGACGTCGAAAATGCCGGTGACGAAACCGCTCGACATCCAGATCACCGCGACCGTCAACGGCCTCGATGTCGACGTGCGCGGCTCCGGTCCGCTGCCGACACCGATCGTCACCATGCTGTCGCGCGTCGCCGAGCAGCATCGCCTGGCGCGGCTGACGCGGCATGGCGAGCTGGTGCTGCAACGACTGGCACCGATCGTGAAGATGGGCCGCACTGAGGTGACGCTGCCGCCGGGCTCCTTCTTGCAAGCCACCGTCGCGGGCGAAGAGACGCTGGCCGCGCTCGTAGCCGAGCGCGTCGGCAAAGCCAAGGAGGTGCTCGACCTCTTCTGCGGCGTCGGCCCGTTTGCGTTGAGGCTCGCTGAGAAGGCGCGCGTCACCGCCTATGACAACGACGCCGGCGCGATCGCCGCACTCGCGAAAGCCGCGCGCACGCCCGGCCTGAAGCCGATCAGGTGCGAGCCGCGCGACCTGTTCCGCCGCCCGCTGGTGCCGCAAGAGCTGCGCGACTTCGACGCCGTGGTGTTCGATCCCCCGCGTCAGGGCGCGCAGGCGCAGGCCTTGAAGCTCGCCGCGAGCAAGGTGCCTGTGGTGATCGCCGTGTCCTGCAACACCGCGACCTTCGCACGCGATGCGCGGCTCTTGATCGATGGTGGTTACAAGATCGAGAACGTGGTGCCGGTGGACCAATTCCGCCACACGCCGCATGTGGAGCTTGTCGCGAGGTTCACGCGGTAG
- a CDS encoding TlyA family RNA methyltransferase, whose amino-acid sequence MSPARKRSDVLLVERGLFESRARARAAIEAGLVTADDKQVSKPSETIAEDAVIQAEPAHPYVSRGGVKLAGALERYPIDIEDHVCLDVGASTGGFTEVLLANGASLVFAVDVGTSQLHPSLRGHPKIVSMEETDIRSYDGKRLPARPDVVVIDVSFISLKTVLPVALSLAAAPMSLLALIKPQFEADRKHNKKGIIRDTAVHQEICDDIAAFAASLGCTDIEIFPSPIAGGDGNIEFFLGARRG is encoded by the coding sequence TTGTCCCCTGCCCGCAAGCGTTCGGATGTTCTGCTGGTCGAGCGCGGCCTGTTTGAGAGCCGGGCGCGGGCGCGCGCGGCCATCGAGGCCGGGCTCGTCACGGCCGACGACAAGCAGGTTTCAAAACCGTCGGAGACGATCGCCGAGGACGCCGTGATCCAAGCCGAGCCTGCGCACCCCTACGTCTCGCGCGGCGGCGTCAAGCTCGCCGGCGCGCTGGAGCGCTACCCGATCGACATCGAGGACCATGTCTGCCTCGACGTCGGCGCCTCCACCGGCGGCTTCACCGAGGTGCTGCTGGCAAACGGCGCGAGCCTCGTCTTTGCCGTCGATGTCGGCACCAGCCAGCTGCATCCCTCGCTGCGCGGCCATCCCAAGATCGTGTCGATGGAGGAAACCGATATTCGCAGCTATGACGGCAAGCGGCTGCCGGCGCGGCCCGATGTCGTCGTCATCGACGTCAGCTTCATCTCGCTGAAAACCGTGCTGCCCGTGGCTCTGTCGCTGGCGGCAGCGCCGATGAGCCTGCTCGCGCTGATCAAGCCGCAATTCGAGGCTGACAGGAAGCACAACAAGAAGGGCATCATCCGCGACACCGCCGTGCATCAGGAGATCTGCGACGACATCGCGGCGTTTGCGGCTTCGCTCGGCTGCACCGACATCGAAATATTCCCCTCCCCGATCGCGGGCGGCGACGGCAATATCGAATTCTTCCTGGGCGCGCGCCGTGGTTGA
- a CDS encoding nucleoside 2-deoxyribosyltransferase translates to MKIYLAGPDVFLPDAVEIGRQKAAICAAHGLTGLYPLDNAIDLASPTASRQIFCANEAMMDEADAIIANLTPFRGAGADPGTVYELGYMAGRRKFCLAYSNDPATYADRLGRFADVTSADGRLVDAQGLTVEDFGLVDNLMMIHALELHGCPLVMPAQMPIDVWHDLAAFETCARMAAARMIAT, encoded by the coding sequence ATGAAAATCTATCTGGCAGGACCCGACGTGTTCCTGCCGGATGCGGTTGAGATCGGCCGGCAGAAAGCCGCGATCTGCGCCGCGCACGGGCTCACCGGCCTCTATCCCCTCGACAACGCGATCGACCTCGCCTCGCCCACCGCCTCCCGGCAGATCTTCTGCGCCAACGAGGCGATGATGGACGAGGCCGATGCCATCATCGCCAACCTCACGCCGTTCCGCGGCGCCGGCGCCGATCCGGGCACTGTCTACGAGCTCGGCTACATGGCCGGCCGCCGCAAATTCTGTCTGGCCTATTCCAACGATCCCGCCACCTATGCCGACCGTCTCGGCCGCTTCGCTGACGTCACCTCCGCGGACGGGCGGCTGGTCGATGCGCAGGGGCTGACGGTCGAGGACTTTGGCCTCGTCGACAACCTCATGATGATCCATGCGCTGGAGCTGCACGGCTGCCCCTTGGTGATGCCAGCGCAGATGCCGATCGACGTCTGGCACGATCTGGCTGCGTTCGAGACTTGCGCCCGGATGGCGGCCGCGCGAATGATCGCTACATAA
- the dxs gene encoding 1-deoxy-D-xylulose-5-phosphate synthase: protein MNAYSKTPLLDTIRTPDDLRKLKIEQVRQVADELRQETIDAVSVTGGHFGAGLGVVELTTAIHYVFDTPRDRLIWDVGHQAYPHKILTGRRDRIRTLRTGGGLSGFTKRSESDYDPFGAAHSSTSISAGLGMAVARDLSGGKNNVIAVIGDGAMSAGMAYEAMNNAGAMNSRLIVILNDNDMSIAPPVGAMSAYLSRLYSGKTYRTLRDAAKQINKRLPKIIANRANRVEEYSRGFMMDGGTLFEELGFYYVGPIDGHNLDHLLPVLKNVRDMETGPILVHVVTQKGKGYGPAEASADKYHAVVKFDVATGTQAKAKPNAPAYQNVFGQSLVKEAQKDDKIVAITAAMPSGTGVDIFNKAFPDRTFDVGIAEQHAVTFAAGLATEGYKPFCAIYSTFLQRGYDQIVHDVAIQNLPVRFAIDRAGLVGADGATHAGSFDNAYLGCLPNMVIMAAADEAELVHMVATQVAIDDRPSSLRYPRGEGRGIEMPDVGVPLEIGKGRMIRQGSKIALLSFGTRLAECEKAADELAALGLSTSIADARFMKPLDTDLVLKLARDHEILITIEEGSVGGFGSHVAQFLTDQGVLDGGMVKFRTMVLPDVFQDHDTPAAMYARAGLDAKGIVAKVFEALGKDVKTETVKLA, encoded by the coding sequence GTGAACGCATACAGTAAGACGCCGCTTCTCGACACCATCCGGACCCCGGACGACCTGCGCAAGCTCAAGATCGAGCAGGTTCGGCAGGTCGCAGACGAGCTGCGACAGGAGACCATCGATGCCGTCTCGGTGACCGGCGGTCACTTTGGCGCGGGCCTCGGCGTGGTCGAGCTCACCACCGCGATCCATTACGTCTTCGACACGCCGCGCGACCGGCTGATCTGGGACGTCGGCCATCAGGCCTATCCGCACAAGATCCTCACCGGCCGCCGCGACCGCATCCGCACGCTGCGCACCGGCGGCGGCCTCTCCGGCTTCACCAAGCGCAGCGAGAGCGATTACGATCCGTTCGGCGCCGCGCATTCCTCGACCTCGATCTCGGCCGGTCTCGGCATGGCGGTCGCGCGTGACCTCTCCGGCGGCAAGAACAACGTTATTGCAGTGATCGGTGACGGTGCGATGTCGGCGGGCATGGCCTATGAGGCCATGAACAACGCCGGCGCCATGAACTCGCGCCTGATCGTCATCCTCAACGACAACGACATGTCGATCGCGCCGCCGGTCGGCGCCATGAGCGCCTATCTGTCACGCCTCTACTCCGGCAAGACCTATCGCACGCTGCGCGATGCGGCCAAGCAGATCAACAAGCGCCTGCCCAAGATCATCGCCAACCGCGCCAACCGCGTCGAGGAATATTCGCGCGGCTTCATGATGGACGGCGGTACGCTGTTCGAGGAGCTCGGCTTCTATTACGTCGGCCCTATCGACGGCCATAACCTCGACCATCTGCTGCCCGTGCTGAAGAACGTGCGCGACATGGAGACCGGCCCGATCCTGGTCCACGTCGTCACGCAGAAGGGCAAGGGCTACGGCCCGGCGGAAGCCTCCGCCGACAAGTACCACGCCGTCGTCAAGTTCGACGTCGCGACCGGCACGCAAGCAAAGGCCAAGCCGAACGCGCCGGCCTACCAGAACGTGTTCGGCCAGAGCCTCGTCAAGGAAGCCCAGAAAGACGACAAGATCGTCGCCATCACCGCGGCAATGCCGTCCGGCACCGGCGTCGACATCTTCAACAAGGCGTTCCCGGACCGCACTTTCGACGTCGGCATCGCCGAGCAGCATGCTGTGACCTTCGCCGCCGGTCTTGCGACCGAAGGCTACAAGCCGTTCTGCGCGATCTACTCGACCTTCCTGCAGCGCGGCTACGATCAGATCGTGCATGACGTCGCGATCCAGAACCTGCCCGTGCGCTTCGCCATCGACCGCGCCGGCCTCGTCGGCGCTGACGGTGCGACCCATGCCGGCTCGTTCGACAACGCCTATCTCGGCTGTCTGCCCAACATGGTGATCATGGCGGCGGCGGACGAAGCCGAGCTCGTGCACATGGTGGCGACCCAGGTCGCGATCGACGACCGTCCGAGCTCGCTGCGCTATCCGCGCGGCGAAGGCCGCGGCATCGAGATGCCCGACGTCGGCGTTCCCCTCGAGATCGGCAAGGGCCGCATGATCCGCCAGGGCAGCAAGATCGCCCTGCTCTCCTTCGGCACCCGTCTCGCCGAATGCGAGAAGGCGGCCGACGAGCTCGCCGCCCTTGGCCTCTCCACCTCGATTGCGGACGCGCGCTTCATGAAGCCGCTCGACACCGATCTGGTGCTCAAGCTCGCCCGCGACCACGAGATCCTGATCACGATCGAGGAAGGCTCGGTCGGCGGCTTTGGCTCGCATGTCGCGCAGTTCCTGACCGACCAGGGTGTGCTCGACGGCGGCATGGTCAAGTTCCGCACGATGGTGCTGCCTGACGTGTTCCAGGACCACGACACGCCGGCGGCGATGTACGCCCGCGCCGGTCTCGACGCCAAGGGCATCGTCGCCAAGGTGTTCGAGGCGCTCGGCAAGGACGTGAAGACCGAGACGGTCAAGCTCGCCTAA
- a CDS encoding exodeoxyribonuclease VII small subunit has protein sequence MAENTQVDVSRLTFERAIEELETIVKRLEDGKVPLEESVTIYERGEALKRRCEDLLRQAEARVDKITTDASGQATGTAPLDVQ, from the coding sequence ATGGCCGAAAATACCCAAGTCGACGTCTCCAGGCTCACCTTCGAGCGCGCGATCGAGGAACTCGAAACGATCGTGAAGCGGCTCGAGGACGGCAAGGTGCCGCTCGAGGAATCCGTGACGATCTACGAACGTGGCGAAGCCCTGAAGCGCCGCTGCGAGGACCTGCTGCGCCAGGCCGAGGCCCGCGTCGACAAGATCACCACCGATGCCAGCGGTCAGGCCACCGGCACCGCGCCGCTCGACGTGCAGTAA
- a CDS encoding histone deacetylase family protein, with protein MSTLLLSHKACLDHVTPPGHPERPDRLRAVEEALSHERFQFLVRDQAPEGDLDLVTLCHNEHYVTELRHIAPTSGQVYIDGDTSMSPGTWEAVMRGVGGAVAATEAVMNGEHRNAFVAVRPPGHHAEIGKPMGFCFFDNVAIAARHAQRKYGIKRAAIVDFDVHHGNGTQDIFWSDPTVMYCSTHQMPLFPGTGAKGERGDHDTIVNAPLASEDGGPEFRSAFESLILPRLEKFSPELLIISAGFDAHYRDPLASLNLRAEDYTWVTRKLMDLADKSAGGRVVSVLEGGYDLQGLKESVTAHVGALMGA; from the coding sequence ATGAGCACGCTTCTCCTCTCCCACAAGGCCTGCCTCGACCACGTCACGCCGCCGGGACATCCTGAACGGCCCGACCGCCTGCGGGCGGTGGAGGAAGCGCTGTCGCATGAGCGCTTCCAGTTCCTGGTGCGCGACCAGGCGCCGGAGGGCGATCTCGATCTCGTCACGCTCTGCCACAACGAGCATTACGTCACCGAGCTGCGCCACATCGCGCCGACCAGCGGCCAGGTCTATATCGACGGCGACACCTCGATGTCCCCCGGCACGTGGGAAGCGGTGATGCGCGGCGTCGGCGGCGCGGTGGCGGCGACTGAAGCTGTCATGAATGGCGAGCACCGCAACGCCTTCGTCGCGGTGCGCCCGCCCGGCCACCACGCCGAGATCGGCAAGCCGATGGGCTTCTGCTTCTTCGACAATGTCGCGATCGCCGCGCGCCATGCGCAGCGCAAATACGGCATCAAGCGCGCCGCCATCGTCGATTTCGACGTGCATCACGGCAACGGCACGCAGGACATCTTCTGGTCGGACCCGACCGTGATGTACTGCTCGACGCACCAGATGCCGCTGTTTCCGGGCACCGGCGCCAAGGGCGAGCGCGGCGATCACGACACCATCGTCAATGCACCGCTCGCGTCCGAGGACGGCGGGCCCGAATTCCGTTCCGCGTTCGAGAGCCTGATCCTGCCGCGGCTGGAAAAATTCAGCCCCGAGCTGCTGATCATCTCCGCCGGCTTCGATGCGCATTACCGCGATCCCCTGGCGTCGCTGAATCTGCGCGCCGAGGACTACACCTGGGTCACGCGTAAGCTGATGGACCTTGCCGACAAGTCCGCCGGCGGGCGCGTTGTCTCCGTGCTCGAAGGCGGCTATGACCTGCAAGGATTGAAAGAATCTGTTACGGCGCATGTCGGCGCCCTGATGGGCGCCTGA